From the Lolium rigidum isolate FL_2022 chromosome 2, APGP_CSIRO_Lrig_0.1, whole genome shotgun sequence genome, one window contains:
- the LOC124688296 gene encoding uncharacterized protein LOC124688296 yields MKRLLAHGGRGIGCSSRGLVGKSSAVPAVGNSVLLPRYHSTEKHDDSDTTLGEIGEKARTTAEEFLKIAKEKTEEVTEEAKETAHETKEAVLGESGDEKESFKQRVEQGRYHQK; encoded by the exons ATGAAGAGGCTGCTTGCTCATGGCGGGAGGGGCATAGGTTGCTCCTCCAGGGGTTTGGTGGGCAAATCCTCTGCCGTGCCTGCAGTAGGCAACAGCGTTCTGCTACCCAGG TATCACTCAACCGAGAAACACGATGACAGCGACACTACACTGGGTGAAATCGGAGAGAAAGCGAGAACAACGGCAGAGGAGTTCCTGAAGATTGCCAAGGAGAAGACCGAGGAGGTCACCGAAGAAGCAAAGGAAACAGCGCACGAGACCAAGGAAGCGGTGCTCGGGGAGTCCGGCGACGAGAAGGAGTCGTTCAAGCAGAGGGTCGAGCAGGGGAGGTACCACCAGAAATAG